From one Pontibacillus sp. HMF3514 genomic stretch:
- a CDS encoding NAD(P)/FAD-dependent oxidoreductase — MKTIAIIGGGLGGLSAAITLASSGYHVKLFEKNSHFGGKMMAVDQEGYHFDFGPNTITMPHVFRNVLEKAGLPPDHYFTFEKLTNHTRNTFSDGLSFDLSSSESYMMNQLKQFDPKGAAKYKNFIRDIEKLYSLSNQHFLHRTFQSWKDYISPQLGNALRKVKPNKRIHDFYEQYFQNPRIIQALDRYATYIGSNPYIAPATFAMIAYLELVDGVYYTKGGNTNIAKGFVNAAKELGVELYANSKVKQLSVHHKHVEGVVLENGETIEADEVIINGDLLKAYPDLVSEEHRPHFSNQKVREFEPSISGFVILAGIEGRIPDLHHHHVFFSGNYKKEFKQIENGQYATEPTIYICTSSKVDPEVSPKGDNCFILVNAPPTSIGEDDDDFDPEAYKQVIYDRLKSFGIDIQSKLKYEDVWTPEDIRDKFGAFRGSIYGPASNRKVDAFVRPFNRSQDIRNLYFAGGSTHPGGGSPMVVLSGKNVAEAIMKKHG, encoded by the coding sequence ATGAAGACAATTGCTATCATAGGTGGCGGTTTAGGTGGCTTATCAGCCGCTATAACTTTAGCGTCATCAGGTTATCATGTAAAGCTTTTTGAAAAGAACAGCCACTTTGGAGGCAAGATGATGGCCGTTGATCAAGAAGGTTACCATTTTGATTTTGGTCCTAATACCATTACCATGCCTCACGTATTCCGAAATGTGTTGGAGAAGGCTGGCTTACCTCCTGACCATTATTTCACTTTTGAAAAACTTACAAATCATACACGTAACACCTTTAGTGATGGATTGAGCTTTGACCTATCATCTTCAGAATCTTATATGATGAACCAATTAAAACAATTCGATCCTAAAGGGGCAGCGAAATATAAAAACTTTATCAGGGATATAGAGAAATTATATTCCCTATCCAATCAACACTTTCTTCACCGAACATTTCAATCATGGAAAGATTACATTTCGCCACAATTAGGAAATGCGTTAAGAAAAGTAAAACCAAATAAGAGGATACATGATTTTTATGAGCAGTACTTTCAAAACCCACGTATTATTCAAGCACTCGATCGTTATGCAACCTATATTGGTTCAAACCCTTATATAGCCCCTGCAACTTTTGCCATGATTGCTTACCTGGAACTGGTTGATGGGGTGTATTATACGAAGGGTGGCAATACAAACATTGCTAAAGGGTTTGTTAATGCCGCAAAAGAATTAGGTGTTGAGTTATATGCAAACTCAAAAGTGAAACAATTAAGTGTGCATCATAAACATGTAGAAGGTGTAGTGCTAGAGAACGGAGAAACGATAGAAGCTGATGAAGTCATTATAAATGGAGATTTGTTAAAAGCATATCCTGACTTGGTCTCTGAAGAGCATCGTCCTCACTTTTCCAATCAGAAAGTACGTGAATTTGAACCTTCTATCTCAGGGTTTGTCATACTAGCTGGAATAGAAGGCAGAATTCCAGACCTGCATCATCACCATGTATTCTTTTCAGGTAACTATAAGAAAGAATTTAAGCAGATTGAAAATGGTCAATATGCTACAGAGCCAACGATATACATATGCACATCTTCTAAAGTAGATCCTGAAGTGTCGCCGAAAGGGGATAATTGCTTCATTCTAGTAAACGCTCCTCCTACTTCAATTGGTGAAGACGACGATGATTTTGACCCTGAGGCGTATAAACAGGTGATTTATGATCGATTAAAATCTTTTGGAATTGATATTCAGTCTAAATTAAAGTATGAGGATGTATGGACACCTGAAGATATTCGTGACAAGTTTGGTGCTTTTAGAGGTTCGATTTATGGTCCAGCATCCAATCGTAAAGTAGATGCATTTGTGCGACCATTTAACCGATCACAGGATATACGGAACCTATACTTCGCCGGCGGAAGTACTCACCCTGGAGGAGGGTCTCCGATGGTTGTATTAAGTGGAAAGAACGTTGCTGAGGCTATTATGAAGAAACATGGATGA
- a CDS encoding NAD(P)/FAD-dependent oxidoreductase, with translation MKTIAIVGAGPGGLASAMMLAAQGNDVHVFEKQHVFGGRNAKLKLGDYEFDVGPTFFSMPHILEEIFEASGRKLEDYVSLRELDPMYHLKFEDQNLTMYRDPSKMKKELSEHFPGSEQGYERFMAETRKRMAALMPMLQNRHHRLIDYVRPRTLKALPQLALGKSLYDVLSQYFSDERLKLAFTFQAKYLGMSPWECPGAFSILSFMEHEYGVYHPIGGVNQISKAMAEVVEEYGGRIHLNKGVNELILNGSSVEGVELQDGSRFYADEVIMNADFAQAMSTLVKPQTLKKYSKENLSKRKYSCSTFMMYIGVNKEVDLPHHTIIFSQDYKQNVEEITKTKELSQDPSIYVHNACKTDPTLAPEGKSALYILAPVPNNFSEIDWDQKKLEYRKLILEQLEEKAGLSIEEDIEVEKILTPKGWELDHDVYQGATFNFGHQLSQMMYFRPHNRFEELSNCWIVGGGTHPGSGLPTILESARITSNWLMENKEVKRV, from the coding sequence ATGAAGACGATTGCAATTGTGGGAGCAGGGCCAGGTGGCTTAGCATCCGCTATGATGTTAGCAGCGCAAGGAAATGATGTTCATGTTTTTGAGAAACAACATGTTTTTGGGGGGCGTAATGCCAAGTTAAAACTAGGAGATTATGAGTTTGATGTGGGTCCTACATTTTTCAGTATGCCTCACATTTTAGAAGAAATCTTTGAAGCTAGTGGAAGAAAGCTTGAGGATTACGTAAGCTTACGAGAGTTAGATCCGATGTATCACTTGAAATTCGAGGATCAGAATCTGACCATGTATCGAGACCCTAGCAAGATGAAAAAGGAATTAAGCGAGCATTTTCCAGGAAGTGAACAAGGGTATGAGCGGTTTATGGCAGAGACTCGTAAACGTATGGCTGCTCTAATGCCCATGTTGCAAAATCGTCATCATCGCCTCATCGATTATGTACGACCGAGAACGTTAAAAGCACTCCCACAATTGGCACTAGGAAAATCATTATATGATGTACTTTCTCAATATTTTTCAGATGAACGATTAAAATTAGCGTTCACATTTCAAGCAAAGTATCTAGGGATGTCTCCGTGGGAGTGTCCTGGGGCATTTTCTATACTATCCTTTATGGAGCATGAGTACGGTGTGTACCATCCTATTGGTGGGGTGAATCAAATCTCTAAAGCTATGGCAGAGGTGGTTGAAGAGTATGGTGGGCGCATTCACCTTAATAAAGGAGTAAATGAACTTATCCTAAATGGGTCTTCCGTGGAAGGTGTTGAACTACAAGATGGTAGTAGGTTTTATGCAGATGAAGTGATTATGAATGCAGACTTTGCACAAGCAATGTCAACACTTGTAAAACCTCAAACACTGAAAAAATATTCAAAGGAAAATCTATCGAAAAGAAAGTATTCTTGTTCTACTTTTATGATGTATATAGGTGTTAATAAGGAAGTAGATTTACCACACCACACGATTATTTTTTCGCAAGACTATAAACAAAATGTGGAAGAGATTACAAAAACAAAAGAGCTATCTCAGGACCCATCCATATATGTTCATAACGCATGTAAAACGGATCCGACATTAGCTCCAGAAGGAAAATCAGCTTTATATATATTAGCACCTGTCCCTAATAACTTCTCTGAAATTGATTGGGATCAAAAGAAATTAGAATATCGTAAGCTTATTTTAGAACAACTCGAAGAAAAAGCTGGTCTTTCAATTGAGGAGGATATTGAAGTAGAGAAAATCTTAACTCCAAAAGGATGGGAGCTTGACCACGATGTTTATCAAGGGGCAACATTCAACTTTGGCCATCAGTTGTCACAAATGATGTATTTTCGTCCCCATAATCGTTTTGAAGAATTATCAAACTGTTGGATTGTTGGGGGAGGAACGCATCCAGGTAGTGGCTTACCAACTATTTTAGAATCAGCCCGTATAACATCAAACTGGTTGATGGAAAACAAAGAGGTGAAACGAGTATGA
- a CDS encoding diguanylate cyclase domain-containing protein produces MYDETMEYLKQNELYSLSRFGDSLTDGLFIMRIDQDGKNRRYIYEYINEAGREITHLTKADVGRSMIECFSQAEAKYLIDQYERCFHKGSIVTYSDSVMLPNGQFNAQTNLIPVLDQQNVMTHVVGITRNLTHLSLKTDEVRHVNRLFETYMNQTEEALIMLDMNQRILNVNQAFYDLFEYEKSYIQNKRLEDLQPQIAEEVRNQFSYLNEGKNITHYKAEWKKKSGESLHLSINFTTLPDEHGKLVAVVAVIQNITEEVRAKKALSDSEHRYRLIANYTQDLVKLIEIDGTIKYASPSHEPVLNYKPEELYHTNTFQYIHQDDREKVHKRFLYIIKQKKSGTVQFRMIMKDGTWIWFESNVKPVMGDDGEVTHIVSSSRDISKRKKAEDQLKRLAYTDHLTGLANRRILMQFLNKSIAKSKRNPNKKVSLLYLDGDGFKNINDTLGHDAGDTVLVKLSRRLLKMTREEDIVSRIGGDEFVILLPDIQSTEQAEHVAKRILEEMNLPFYVDDEQINITVSIGIGISPDHANNSEDLFKRADEALYEAKRQGKKTYCVASSSHNSF; encoded by the coding sequence ATGTATGATGAAACAATGGAGTATCTCAAACAGAATGAATTATATAGCCTATCACGTTTTGGAGATTCTTTAACGGATGGCTTATTTATCATGCGTATTGATCAAGACGGAAAAAACCGTCGTTATATCTATGAATATATCAATGAAGCGGGACGTGAAATTACACACTTAACAAAAGCAGATGTAGGGAGGTCAATGATAGAATGTTTCTCCCAAGCTGAAGCTAAATACTTAATTGACCAATATGAACGATGCTTTCATAAGGGTTCGATCGTGACCTATTCAGATAGTGTTATGCTGCCTAATGGTCAATTTAATGCTCAAACCAACCTAATTCCAGTTTTGGACCAACAAAATGTCATGACTCATGTGGTAGGAATCACAAGAAATTTAACTCATTTATCCTTAAAGACAGATGAGGTACGACATGTAAATCGATTATTCGAAACCTATATGAATCAAACAGAAGAAGCACTCATTATGCTTGATATGAACCAACGGATATTGAATGTGAATCAGGCTTTCTATGACCTGTTTGAATATGAAAAGTCTTATATTCAAAATAAGCGATTAGAAGATTTACAGCCTCAAATAGCCGAGGAGGTTCGCAACCAGTTTTCTTATTTAAATGAGGGAAAGAACATCACTCATTATAAAGCGGAATGGAAAAAGAAGTCTGGAGAATCACTACATTTATCTATTAATTTCACAACATTGCCAGATGAACATGGGAAGCTCGTAGCTGTTGTAGCTGTTATTCAAAATATTACAGAAGAAGTGAGAGCTAAAAAAGCTTTGTCTGATTCAGAACATCGTTATCGTTTAATCGCAAACTACACACAAGATCTTGTGAAGTTGATTGAAATTGATGGCACAATTAAATATGCATCACCTTCCCATGAACCTGTACTAAATTACAAGCCAGAGGAACTCTATCATACAAACACTTTTCAATATATACATCAGGATGATAGAGAAAAGGTGCATAAACGGTTCTTATATATTATAAAACAGAAGAAAAGTGGCACTGTACAATTTCGGATGATTATGAAAGATGGTACATGGATATGGTTTGAGTCAAATGTAAAACCGGTTATGGGAGATGATGGGGAAGTTACGCACATTGTTTCTTCTTCAAGAGATATTTCGAAAAGAAAAAAAGCAGAAGACCAACTGAAGAGGCTAGCATACACAGATCATTTAACAGGATTAGCAAATCGTCGAATCCTTATGCAATTCTTAAATAAATCAATAGCAAAATCAAAACGGAATCCAAATAAAAAAGTCAGTTTGCTCTATTTAGATGGCGATGGATTTAAAAACATTAACGACACATTAGGACATGACGCAGGAGATACAGTATTGGTGAAATTATCTAGAAGGCTGCTTAAAATGACCAGGGAAGAAGATATCGTATCTCGGATAGGAGGAGATGAATTCGTCATTCTTCTACCTGATATCCAATCTACAGAACAAGCTGAACATGTTGCAAAGCGGATATTAGAAGAAATGAATCTTCCTTTTTATGTTGATGATGAACAGATCAATATTACCGTTAGCATAGGGATTGGTATCAGCCCCGATCATGCAAACAATAGTGAAGATCTCTTTAAACGTGCAGATGAAGCATTGTATGAAGCGAAAAGACAAGGGAAGAAGACCTATTGTGTGGCGTCAAGTTCTCATAATTCTTTCTAG
- a CDS encoding glycosyltransferase family 2 protein encodes MDNFLYGLIIVEVGLLLWIGFNSLFVIRLQSSKKQYGQRVSILIPLRDEEQNVKGLIASLKKVDHDHIEFMLLDDSSTDQTYSLLIDKTTNDSRFQILQGDPLPKGWSGKVFACHQLSQKANGEYLFFIDADVRVAPNIVSETLHTMKKEKAHMLSGFPYYPASGIWPQLLITLQHFVVHAHLPIPIANHSYNPSFTAASGGFIAIERTTYEMIGGHQALKRSILEDIQLARLVKKHRKRMILVNITSSVTCYMYHTLRDAFDGFTKNIFEGIGRSKIMAIFLSLFYFSVYVTPLFFLISGVLFMDWLYIVPYLLVTLQKFIVDLQTRTNGFFALGMPISAVLLILVLWRSMYKSVTGKTYKWKGRSYQ; translated from the coding sequence GTGGATAATTTTTTATATGGATTGATTATAGTGGAAGTTGGACTTTTGCTTTGGATAGGTTTCAACAGTCTATTTGTCATTCGTTTGCAATCTAGCAAGAAACAATATGGACAGCGTGTATCTATCCTCATCCCTTTGAGAGATGAAGAACAAAATGTAAAAGGACTTATCGCTTCTTTAAAAAAAGTTGACCATGATCATATCGAGTTCATGCTTTTGGATGATTCTTCAACTGACCAAACCTATTCTCTGTTAATAGATAAAACAACAAATGATTCTCGCTTTCAGATTTTACAGGGAGATCCTTTGCCTAAAGGATGGAGTGGAAAAGTATTTGCTTGTCATCAGTTAAGTCAAAAAGCTAACGGGGAATACTTGTTTTTTATTGATGCTGATGTAAGAGTAGCTCCTAATATTGTCTCAGAAACGCTTCATACGATGAAGAAAGAGAAAGCACATATGCTAAGCGGTTTTCCATACTATCCTGCAAGTGGTATATGGCCTCAACTCCTCATCACCTTGCAACATTTTGTCGTTCATGCGCATCTCCCAATTCCAATTGCGAATCACAGTTATAATCCATCATTTACGGCAGCCTCTGGAGGATTCATCGCAATTGAACGAACCACTTATGAAATGATTGGTGGACATCAAGCACTGAAGAGATCAATTCTTGAGGATATTCAGCTTGCCCGACTCGTTAAAAAGCACCGAAAACGTATGATACTGGTTAACATCACTTCATCTGTCACATGTTATATGTACCATACCTTACGTGATGCCTTCGATGGTTTCACAAAAAATATATTCGAAGGAATTGGTCGATCGAAAATAATGGCTATATTCCTTTCTTTATTTTATTTTTCAGTCTACGTAACCCCTTTGTTTTTTCTAATTTCAGGTGTGCTATTTATGGATTGGCTTTATATAGTTCCCTACTTACTTGTAACATTACAAAAATTTATCGTAGACCTCCAAACAAGAACAAATGGATTTTTTGCACTCGGTATGCCAATCTCCGCCGTCCTATTAATCCTCGTTTTATGGAGATCCATGTATAAATCAGTTACAGGTAAAACATACAAATGGAAAGGACGGTCGTATCAATGA
- a CDS encoding lysophospholipid acyltransferase family protein, with translation MIPAKKNRFWAWGFDQIIYPLLKKHFQEIYVYGSIPQHVNRTLYIINHSVWWDPILIYLLNQKLIKSDGYAMMHESGLRKHPIFKRIGGFSIDRNNPKDIIESLQYAVEKLHDDKSVWMFPQGDEQPFDQRPLGFQSGASYIIEKVQDLNVIPISIMYTFQSTKKANIYVFIGSNPMHESYASLKREDKTRFLEQICTQQLDTLKQRVLEQDVQDAIPLLRRNQSG, from the coding sequence ATGATTCCTGCTAAAAAAAATAGATTTTGGGCCTGGGGTTTCGACCAAATTATTTATCCTTTGCTTAAGAAACATTTTCAAGAAATCTATGTGTACGGCTCAATACCTCAACATGTAAATCGAACCTTGTACATAATTAATCATAGTGTATGGTGGGACCCTATCTTGATTTATCTGTTAAATCAAAAGCTTATTAAAAGTGATGGATATGCGATGATGCATGAGTCTGGCTTAAGAAAGCATCCTATTTTTAAAAGGATCGGTGGTTTTTCTATAGACCGAAACAATCCAAAGGACATTATCGAATCCTTACAATATGCAGTTGAAAAGTTACACGATGATAAGTCTGTTTGGATGTTTCCCCAAGGAGATGAACAACCGTTTGATCAACGCCCATTAGGGTTTCAATCTGGGGCTTCTTATATCATTGAAAAAGTTCAGGACTTAAACGTTATCCCGATCTCAATCATGTACACATTTCAATCTACGAAAAAGGCAAATATTTATGTTTTCATTGGCTCCAATCCCATGCATGAATCTTATGCTTCTTTGAAACGGGAAGATAAAACAAGATTTTTGGAACAAATTTGTACACAACAATTAGATACCTTAAAACAACGTGTTCTCGAACAAGATGTTCAAGATGCCATCCCCCTTTTAAGGAGAAACCAAAGTGGATAA
- a CDS encoding phytoene/squalene synthase family protein — protein MIEHAYQHCKSIIDTHSKTFSKAFSMLPRQQKKAVWAVYAFCRRVDDIVDEGDAPREELDAFERDFHSFLREGELPSNDLMWVALDDVFSEFEMDSTPFQEMIDGQRMDLTSHWVGSKDELLNYCYHVASTVGLMLLPILAPGRERKLRDGAIALGKGMQLTNILRDIGEDLERERIYIPKVMMDDFDYTYQDLQGHVINEPFISLWETLAQDAEGYYTEALETIHEYPLYSRTPVQGAAYLYRAILPSIRKNQYQVFYERNFVSDEAKKEIMKQMT, from the coding sequence ATGATTGAACACGCATACCAACATTGTAAGTCCATCATTGATACCCATTCAAAAACATTTTCGAAAGCTTTTTCAATGCTTCCAAGGCAACAAAAAAAGGCTGTCTGGGCGGTTTATGCTTTTTGTCGGAGAGTTGACGATATAGTAGATGAAGGAGATGCACCACGGGAAGAATTAGATGCTTTCGAACGAGATTTCCACTCGTTTTTGCGTGAAGGCGAACTCCCTAGTAATGACCTGATGTGGGTAGCTTTGGATGATGTGTTTAGTGAATTTGAAATGGATTCAACTCCCTTTCAAGAAATGATAGACGGTCAACGTATGGATTTAACTTCCCACTGGGTGGGATCTAAAGATGAGTTATTGAACTATTGCTATCATGTGGCAAGTACTGTCGGATTGATGCTTTTACCTATTCTAGCACCTGGTAGAGAAAGAAAGCTTCGTGATGGTGCAATTGCATTAGGGAAGGGGATGCAACTTACAAATATTTTACGAGATATTGGTGAGGATTTAGAGCGCGAGAGAATATATATCCCTAAAGTGATGATGGATGACTTTGATTATACCTATCAGGATCTTCAAGGGCATGTTATAAATGAACCTTTTATATCTTTATGGGAAACATTGGCCCAGGATGCTGAAGGGTATTATACGGAAGCGCTCGAGACGATTCATGAGTACCCTTTATATTCTAGAACCCCTGTTCAAGGAGCAGCTTACCTGTATCGAGCAATCTTACCATCAATCCGAAAAAATCAATATCAAGTGTTTTATGAGCGTAATTTTGTAAGCGATGAAGCAAAAAAAGAAATTATGAAGCAAATGACGTAG
- a CDS encoding sulfite exporter TauE/SafE family protein: MTVLDASLIFAVGIGAGFINVLAGGGSLLTLPTLILMGLPSALANGTNRVAIIAQNITAIASFRNSGIFHWRLGIFLAIPAIIGSIIGSNLAIQLSDQWFNRILSIVMVLVLITMIFKPQKKLHHASINMTTSKRILLFFIFFIIGVYGGFIQAGVGLVIVTMLTLFTGLNLVHSNSLKVFIVAIYIGSSLFIFILNDQVHWGYGLTLAVGNSLGAIFASKFAIKKGEGFVRWVMIIAVVLMSLRLWFV; the protein is encoded by the coding sequence ATGACTGTATTAGATGCTTCACTTATTTTTGCTGTGGGTATAGGCGCAGGATTTATAAACGTTCTTGCTGGTGGTGGCTCGTTACTGACGTTACCAACGTTGATATTAATGGGTCTTCCTTCTGCTCTAGCTAACGGAACGAATCGTGTAGCCATCATTGCCCAAAACATAACGGCTATCGCTTCATTTCGAAATAGCGGAATCTTTCACTGGCGCCTTGGTATATTTTTAGCCATACCAGCCATAATCGGATCAATTATTGGCTCTAATTTAGCCATTCAATTGTCTGATCAATGGTTTAATCGCATTTTATCGATTGTAATGGTCCTTGTTTTAATCACTATGATCTTCAAACCACAAAAAAAGCTTCACCATGCATCAATAAATATGACGACGTCCAAGCGCATCTTGTTATTTTTTATTTTCTTTATCATTGGTGTTTATGGAGGCTTTATACAAGCTGGTGTAGGTTTGGTTATTGTCACAATGCTAACCCTATTTACAGGTCTTAACTTAGTACATAGTAATAGTTTGAAGGTTTTTATTGTGGCGATTTATATTGGATCTTCGCTTTTCATTTTCATTCTCAATGATCAGGTTCATTGGGGATACGGGTTAACTTTAGCAGTTGGAAATAGCCTGGGCGCTATTTTTGCAAGTAAATTTGCTATTAAAAAAGGAGAAGGCTTTGTGCGATGGGTAATGATTATCGCAGTCGTATTAATGAGCCTCCGCCTTTGGTTTGTTTAA
- a CDS encoding NAD(P)/FAD-dependent oxidoreductase: MKQKIGIVGGGVGGLVTALLLSKDPKKEITIYEKSNSFGGRLRFTGNEDFRIDEGPTIVLLPDMLLSILEEGGISKKRLPLIECDPLYSVEYSNGDSLLKYRDIQKQKEEIERVFPGDGEGFERFIKDMRWRFVRGQQQFIKQNFVEKKQFFSPKNLQTLVKLKAFLHVKQLMKQYFKHEELQHTYALQTLYIGGHPSESPALYSLVSYSEHEHGIWYLKGGYASLIDILEAELKQRGVKMLTNANVEQLSIQDNHCDGLQMNGEWHDFDDVVLNGDFPLMDDLLPEEQKQNKSYTPSSGCLLIYMGLTRNYTQSSIHRFFIGDDFEKHMKDVFQHRKVPVDPSIYTFHPSIIDDTLAPPGKGVLYTLVPVPSGSHIDWSCKEEYAEYIIRKLEEKGYPSLRDSIEWMKVKSPQESMQEGLYQGGSFGIAPTLFQSGVFRPQLKPFGIENVYAVGASIHPGGGVPIVMQGAKMLSDYMNQDVYMTLQKRGNVT, translated from the coding sequence ATGAAACAAAAGATTGGTATTGTAGGTGGCGGTGTGGGTGGATTAGTTACAGCTTTGCTCCTATCCAAGGACCCTAAAAAAGAGATTACAATCTATGAGAAAAGTAATTCTTTTGGAGGACGCTTACGTTTTACAGGAAATGAAGACTTTCGTATTGACGAGGGACCTACTATTGTTTTGCTTCCTGATATGCTTTTATCCATTTTAGAAGAGGGAGGCATTTCGAAAAAACGTTTACCTCTTATAGAATGTGATCCACTTTATTCTGTAGAATATAGTAATGGTGACAGTCTACTCAAGTATCGCGATATTCAGAAACAAAAAGAGGAGATTGAACGTGTGTTTCCTGGTGACGGGGAAGGGTTCGAGCGCTTTATTAAAGATATGCGTTGGAGGTTTGTCAGGGGACAGCAACAGTTTATTAAGCAAAATTTCGTAGAAAAAAAACAATTTTTCTCCCCGAAAAATCTTCAAACGCTGGTAAAGCTTAAGGCATTCTTGCATGTGAAGCAGTTAATGAAACAATATTTCAAGCACGAAGAGTTGCAGCATACCTATGCTTTGCAAACCTTATACATTGGGGGACATCCCAGTGAATCACCAGCTCTTTATTCTCTAGTTTCTTATAGTGAGCATGAGCATGGCATTTGGTATTTAAAAGGAGGATATGCTAGTCTTATTGATATTCTAGAAGCTGAACTGAAGCAACGCGGTGTAAAGATGTTGACAAACGCTAACGTTGAACAATTATCGATACAAGATAACCATTGTGATGGTCTTCAAATGAATGGTGAGTGGCATGACTTTGATGATGTTGTGTTGAATGGAGACTTTCCTTTAATGGATGATTTACTTCCGGAGGAGCAGAAGCAAAACAAATCTTATACACCATCCTCAGGTTGTCTATTAATCTATATGGGCTTAACCAGAAACTATACACAATCTAGTATTCATCGTTTCTTTATTGGAGACGATTTTGAAAAACATATGAAAGACGTCTTTCAGCATCGTAAAGTTCCAGTAGATCCATCCATTTATACATTCCACCCTTCCATCATAGACGATACATTAGCACCACCTGGAAAAGGTGTATTATATACACTAGTACCCGTTCCTTCTGGCAGTCATATCGATTGGAGCTGTAAAGAGGAATATGCCGAGTATATTATTCGAAAGCTTGAGGAAAAAGGGTATCCTAGTTTAAGAGATTCCATTGAATGGATGAAGGTCAAATCTCCTCAGGAATCTATGCAAGAAGGGTTGTATCAGGGCGGAAGCTTTGGAATTGCACCGACATTATTCCAATCTGGTGTATTCAGACCTCAATTAAAACCATTTGGCATTGAGAATGTGTATGCAGTAGGAGCATCTATTCACCCTGGTGGTGGCGTTCCAATCGTTATGCAGGGAGCAAAAATGCTTTCGGATTACATGAACCAAGATGTATATATGACTTTACAAAAAAGGGGTAACGTAACATGA
- a CDS encoding DoxX family protein → MFNTFLRNNQVVGIILTFLRIYLGYTWFTAGWSKLTGDGFNASGYLKGAIGKATGEHPAVQGWWASFLENVALPNSELFSFLVMWGEILVGIALILGIFTTFATLMGLTMNFAFLFSGTVSTNPQMVIIGTILLVAGYNAAKFGLDRWVLPLMKKPFPTREQKNEKYV, encoded by the coding sequence ATGTTTAACACATTCTTAAGAAACAATCAGGTTGTGGGTATTATTTTGACTTTCCTACGCATTTATCTTGGTTATACTTGGTTTACAGCTGGATGGAGTAAACTAACAGGCGATGGATTTAATGCTAGCGGTTATTTAAAAGGAGCAATTGGCAAAGCAACAGGAGAACATCCTGCTGTTCAAGGCTGGTGGGCTAGCTTCTTAGAAAATGTTGCTCTACCGAATAGCGAATTATTCAGCTTCCTTGTGATGTGGGGAGAGATTTTAGTAGGCATTGCACTTATACTTGGTATTTTTACAACTTTCGCAACTCTAATGGGGCTTACAATGAACTTCGCCTTCTTGTTTAGTGGCACTGTAAGCACAAATCCTCAGATGGTGATCATCGGAACCATATTATTAGTTGCTGGATATAACGCTGCGAAATTCGGATTAGATCGTTGGGTTCTACCTTTAATGAAAAAGCCATTTCCTACACGTGAACAAAAAAATGAAAAATACGTATAA
- a CDS encoding carotenoid biosynthesis protein yields the protein MSLWIFRVFLIWYGCGFILLSFNLIPPALQWANAVFLILSGIIGGIYFIKMYGLIKGLAYSLFVGVLSVLVEHVGVQYQWWFGHYTYEQDFGPMVGGVPITIGFAWLMVIAGSHEIAKTISSNRILFVVLGSLLAVMIDLILDPVAFIVKEYWIWVEGGIFYDIPFSNFLGWFFLSLFFHTIGLFLPSTTLENNNWRPRIMLVFAGVEFMFIWLGLLGQIYFASFMNMLLLILWFSFYFKKIKGRFEIRRIV from the coding sequence ATGAGTTTATGGATCTTTCGAGTGTTTTTAATTTGGTATGGATGTGGATTTATTTTATTATCCTTTAATTTAATCCCACCTGCGTTGCAATGGGCGAATGCTGTGTTCCTTATATTATCTGGTATAATAGGCGGAATCTATTTTATCAAGATGTATGGATTAATAAAAGGCTTAGCTTATAGCCTTTTTGTTGGGGTTCTTTCCGTTTTAGTTGAACATGTGGGTGTTCAATATCAATGGTGGTTTGGACACTATACATATGAGCAGGATTTCGGCCCAATGGTGGGAGGGGTCCCCATAACAATTGGCTTTGCTTGGTTAATGGTTATTGCTGGGTCACATGAAATAGCAAAGACGATTTCCTCCAATCGAATATTATTTGTTGTACTAGGATCTTTATTAGCTGTTATGATTGACCTTATTTTAGATCCTGTTGCTTTTATCGTGAAGGAATACTGGATCTGGGTAGAGGGTGGTATCTTTTACGACATCCCCTTTTCCAACTTTTTAGGATGGTTTTTCCTATCCTTATTCTTTCATACAATAGGATTGTTTTTACCATCAACTACTTTAGAGAACAATAATTGGAGACCTCGTATTATGCTTGTTTTTGCTGGAGTTGAATTTATGTTTATATGGCTAGGCTTATTAGGTCAAATCTATTTTGCATCATTTATGAATATGTTGCTACTTATTCTTTGGTTTTCATTCTACTTCAAAAAAATTAAAGGACGGTTTGAGATAAGGAGAATTGTATGA